The following proteins come from a genomic window of Syntrophorhabdaceae bacterium:
- a CDS encoding zinc-dependent alcohol dehydrogenase family protein — MKAMLLKNIRRLEPGVDPLETGDIPLPIERDDELLVRVSTCGVCHTELDEIEGRTAPARLPVVPGHQIIGRVERAGQKATRFKEGDRVGIAWIHSSCGRCAHCLKGDDNLCDDFKATGRDVDGGYAEYTTVSEEFAFPVPQMFSDAEAAPLLCAGTIGYRSLRLTGMKDGESLGLTGFGASAHLVIQMARHKYPNSPVFVFARSETERDFAMALGARWAGAIEDHSPEKLHAIIDTTPAWKPVLESLKNLHKGGRLVINAIRKEEWDKESLLALDYPAHLWLEKEIKSVANVARRDVSEFLLMAAEIPIKPEIEEFPLEEANKALWELKESRIRGAKVLVL; from the coding sequence ATGAAAGCAATGTTGTTAAAAAACATCAGACGGCTTGAACCCGGAGTGGACCCCCTCGAGACAGGAGATATTCCCCTTCCGATCGAAAGAGATGACGAGCTTCTCGTCAGGGTCTCGACGTGCGGCGTCTGTCACACCGAGCTCGATGAGATAGAAGGAAGAACCGCGCCGGCACGACTCCCCGTGGTGCCCGGCCACCAGATAATAGGCAGGGTCGAAAGAGCGGGGCAAAAGGCTACGCGGTTCAAAGAGGGAGACCGGGTAGGGATCGCGTGGATCCACTCGTCATGTGGACGATGCGCTCATTGCCTTAAAGGGGACGATAATCTGTGTGATGACTTCAAGGCCACGGGCAGGGATGTCGACGGCGGGTACGCGGAGTATACCACAGTGTCCGAAGAGTTCGCATTCCCCGTCCCGCAGATGTTCTCCGATGCCGAGGCAGCCCCCTTGCTCTGCGCCGGGACCATCGGCTACCGCTCATTGAGGCTCACGGGAATGAAAGACGGGGAGAGCCTGGGACTCACGGGGTTCGGCGCCTCCGCCCATCTCGTGATCCAGATGGCACGGCATAAATACCCCAATTCACCGGTTTTTGTATTCGCGAGAAGCGAGACGGAGCGGGATTTTGCGATGGCTTTGGGCGCCCGATGGGCGGGGGCGATCGAAGACCATTCGCCGGAGAAGCTCCACGCAATAATCGACACCACGCCGGCATGGAAGCCGGTTCTGGAATCCCTCAAGAACCTTCATAAGGGGGGAAGACTCGTAATCAATGCGATACGTAAGGAAGAATGGGATAAAGAGTCACTCCTGGCCCTCGATTACCCGGCTCACCTGTGGCTTGAAAAGGAGATTAAAAGCGTAGCCAATGTGGCCCGTCGGGATGTAAGCGAATTCCTCCTGATGGCGGCCGAGATTCCGATCAAACCGGAAATAGAAGAATTCCCCCTCGAAGAGGCGAATAAGGCCCTGTGGGAATTGAAGGAAAGCAGAATAAGGGGCGCCAAGGTCCTTGTCCTGTAA